The following proteins are co-located in the Naumovozyma dairenensis CBS 421 chromosome 9, complete genome genome:
- the IZH3 gene encoding Izh3p (similar to Saccharomyces cerevisiae IZH3 (YLR023C); ancestral locus Anc_5.197) has product MSFCYNDNSCSADTYSSTKMVSQALPYAMDTLYKLGRKGRSNVSRVRKSGRELAHRYSIPRFLYNQFSTIDESDEIEKFDPDTTDTTTSTHMKILNDLNENNNTSYIASKQYQTVISRPNSTTNLGSSQISINSDAATLVNNKNFTNFISSSKQNIAESSSPYNSSSSSTTSSLFSAPTRTSSNTFIEETLKFEKNNINNNNNGNNLFIEEKFKNLEHFTPLSEPSEELKNVIYSFNHPTAFQLGKNDHLHYYQLPFPWRENRYIIYNYRFYDSHKKSLLSIFNWYGWHNESSNIWTHLLGAIYLIYLSIYDFPNSEIFQSEKVPTTAKLIVYLFLFAAIKCLLASVFWHTFNGTSFLKLRSKFACVDYSGITILITASILTTEFVTMYSSFFAMCIYMTISLSLGMFGVFMNWSPKFDRPEARPLRIKFFILLASMGVLSFLHLTYLTNLQYATWLLTPVTNKSIVWYLVGVVFYGSFIPERFRTDVKVDDSIPTTFQLSTDLNIITKNKNIHFRESPTIHSKCNHSCKYHLKSLKTLWWVDYVGCSHTFWHFFVVLGVIGHYNAIIDMFTKRWLMS; this is encoded by the coding sequence ATGTCATTCTGTTATAACGATAATAGCTGCAGCGCTGACACATACTCAAGTACCAAAATGGTATCACAAGCTTTACCATACGCAATGGACACTCTGTATAAATTAGGTAGAAAAGGTAGATCAAATGTAAGCAGAGTTAGAAAGTCCGGTAGAGAATTAGCACATAGATATTCTATTCCAagatttttatataatcaATTCTCTACAATAGATGAAtctgatgaaattgaaaaatttgatccTGATACTACTGATACTACTACTAGTACTCATATGAAAATCCTAAATGAtcttaatgaaaataacaACACAAGTTATATCGCATCTAAACAATACCAAACCGTTATAAGTCGTCCAAATTCAACTACCAATTTGGGTTCATCACAAATTTCTATCAATTCAGACGCTGCTACATtagttaataataaaaatttcactaatttcatatcttcttctaaaCAAAATATCGCAGAGTCTTCTTCACCTTacaattcatcatcatcatctactacatcatcattattctcTGCACCAACAAGAACTTCTTCTAATACTTTCATAGAAGAAACtttaaaatttgaaaaaaacaatattaacaataataataatggtaataacttatttattgaagaaaaattcaaaaatttggaaCATTTCACTCCATTAAGTGAACCTTcagaagaattgaaaaatgtcaTCTATTCTTTTAATCATCCAACAGCTTTCCAATTAGGTAAAAATGATCATctacattattatcaattacCATTCCCATGGAGAGAAAATAGATATATCATTTATAATTATAGATTTTATGATTCTCATAaaaaatctttattatcaatattcaATTGGTATGGTTGGCATAATGaatcatcaaatatttgGACTCATCTATTAGGTGCCATATATTTAATCTATCTATCAATTTATGATTTCCCAAATTCagaaattttccaatctGAAAAAGTACCAACAACAGCTAAACTCATAGTCTATTTGTTTCTCTTTGCGGCAATTAAATGTTTATTAGCATCTGTCTTTTGGCATACTTTTAATGGTACATCATTTTTAAAGCTACGTTCCAAATTCGCATGCGTAGATTATAGTGGTATTACCATTTTAATCACAGCATCCATATTAACTACGGAATTCGTTACAATGTATTCATCTTTCTTTGCCAtgtgtatatatatgacaatatcattatcattaggTATGTTTGGTGTCTTTATGAATTGGTCACCAAAATTCGATAGACCAGAAGCAAGACCATTAagaatcaaatttttcatcttaCTAGCAAGCATGGGCgtattatcattcttaCATTTGACCTATTTAACTAATCTCCAATACGCTACATGGTTATTAACTCCAGTGACAAATAAATCTATAGTTTGGTATTTGGTAGGTGTTGTGTTTTATGGTTCATTTATTCCTGAAAGATTTAGAACTGATGTCAAAGTTGATGATTCCATCCCAACCACTTTCCAATTATCAACTGATTTAAATATCATtactaaaaataaaaatattcattttagAGAATCACCAACAATCCATTCTAAATGTAATCATAGTTGtaaatatcatttgaaatcattgaaaacaTTGTGGTGGGTAGATTATGTTGGTTGTTCACATACCTTTTGGCATTTCTTTGTCGTATTAGGTGTAATAGGACATTATAATGCTATTATAGATATGTTCACTAAAAGATGGTTGATGTCATGA
- the BRE2 gene encoding Bre2p (similar to Saccharomyces cerevisiae BRE2 (YLR015W); ancestral locus Anc_5.236), which yields MKLGIIPYQENTDFVSGKDTIDNRPFLPNFQTTHNYKDLEFVKPEDIPLNKRNFIYRVCSPNPLFKELGYCVSEYPFDEPGFNLMDRSNRISLLQGTNDTISVKEYLGWRTSRADVCIKEGTAYWEVEILNGGTPIDKSAIKTANGNDASNDNYNHRIPLQVKKDLLNTTPHVRMGISRREASLEGPVGFDSYGYGLRDNALESVHKGKIQQVLKTMDAVRSGDILSFVLELPSIDVQKEQAAEYTRRRIEALIQHSTKINNVSNNMDYAEENGPLRKKIKIQESRRAFQKALLDDIDYDNVIRDHIAIRYKNQLFFEATDYVKTTKPDYYSSDKREREDYYQLTGSSLRVYLNGEYLGNAFEDLKPVLPPFSELQYNEKFYQNYWRHGRPLEENSSDIRNSTYNLELKTERGSLLRNKYVNNNKLGYYPTVSCFNGGTARIITQPRKMKYLNDVKEHVRDIESLKTLDIIFEEQIAEDIVWDIIDEVEECVTTSKEGVPMNARWEQKILTLI from the coding sequence ATGAAGCTAGGAATCATACcatatcaagaaaatacTGATTTTGTTTCCGGTAAAGACACAATTGATAATAGACCATTTCTACCGAATTTCCAGACTACCCATAATTATAAAGATTTGGAATTCGTCAAACCAGAAGATATACCATTAAATAAGAGAAACTTTATATATCGAGTATGTTCTCCTAATCCGTTATTTAAGGAATTAGGATATTGTGTCAGTGAATATCCATTCGATGAGCCAGGGTTCAATTTGATGGATCGATCTAATAGGATATCGTTACTTCAAGGCACGAATGATACGATCTCGGTGAAAGAGTACCTGGGCTGGAGAACGTCTCGGGCAGATGTTTGCATCAAGGAAGGAACTGCTTATTGGGAAgttgaaatattaaatgGTGGAACTCCCATTGATAAAAGTGCCATTAAGACAGCCAATGGGAATGATGCTTCTAATGACAATTATAATCATAGGATACCATTGCAAGTGAAAAAGGATCTGTTGAATACAACTCCACATGTACGAATGGGGATATCAAGGAGAGAGGCATCATTGGAAGGACCAGTTGGGTTTGATTCATACGGATACGGATTAAGAGACAATGCTTTAGAATCTGTTCATAAGGGTAAAATCCAACAAGTTTTAAAGACTATGGATGCAGTCCGATCTGGGGATATATTGAGTTTTGTTTTGGAATTACCAAGTATAGACGTTCAGAAGGAACAAGCTGCAGAATATACCCGAAGAAGAATTGAGGCCTTAATCCAGCATTCAACTAAAATTAATAACGTTTCAAATAACATGGATTATGCTGAAGAAAATGGACCATtgaggaagaagataaaaataCAAGAATCACGAAGAGCTTTCCAAAAAGCTTTATTGGATGATATCGATTATGATAATGTGATAAGAGATCATATTGCTATTAGATATAAGAATCAACTATTTTTTGAAGCGACAGATTATGTAAAGACAACGAAACCGGACTACTATTCATCAGATAAAAGAGAGCGTGaagattattatcaattaacAGGGTCTTCATTGCGAGTTTACTTGAATGGAGAATATTTAGGTAATGCATTTGAGGATCTTAAGCCAGTTTTACCACCATTTAGTGAATtacaatataatgaaaagttttatcaaaattattggaGACATGGGAGACCATTAGAAGAGAACTCTAGTGATATTAGGAATTCAACTTATAATCTTGAACTAAAAACTGAGAGAGGATCATTACTAAGGAATAAATATgttaataacaataaattGGGGTATTATCCTACGGTAAGTTGTTTCAATGGAGGGACGGCGAGGATTATAACTCAACCTAGGAAAATGAAGTATCTTAATGATGTGAAAGAACATGTGAGAGACATAGAAAGCCTGAAAACACTGgatataatatttgaagaacAAATTGCAGAAGATATAGTATGGGATATCATTGATGAAGTTGAAGAATGTGTTACTACTTCAAAAGAAGGTGTTCCGATGAATGCAAGATGggaacaaaaaatattgacaCTGATATAA
- the PPR1 gene encoding Ppr1p (similar to Saccharomyces cerevisiae PPR1 (YLR014C); ancestral locus Anc_5.235), producing the protein MAKDDTDMKLNRTGMSKPKTACKRCRLKKIKCDNNVPSCSRCAKLRVPCVAVDSATGEDVPRSYILFLEDRVSALMHKLVEVGVNPQDIRGKIPAKSDDKPCNVESYKNLEKNESDDLLAKYLLGRAKALSPTLSIPDVHSSGSYETSYSTKKRKTDTVEVKLPNLDAAVADGTDPADLDETNRAVLGLASIKGTSSSNSFVGDSSGMTFAKLVFTAVNFKPDLISEENDEGIRMREFKSKQYIEATTTSDFDPVELPPRNLAEKYIAKYFTNVNSQLPLFHREFFLKKYFEPIYGRWNPAISLGSDYTKINSDFELPSHAYIPKDETDDAYSQYGNKPWYDVLSIERKKDETKKIIVPKRYHLPYYFLNMVFSIGLGMQVLIASVKTVVTYKRRAYYYSPSVFITTDRLEALTGTVLTVEYALMRPNVPGVWYAMGTVLRLTVDLGLHTEKTNHNLDPYIIDLRRRMFWTVYSLDRQICSYFGRPFGIPEENISTRLPSLLDDAYIVPNNHAVTDYSNVINSEPTTKVVAHSMIEVRKIQADIVRILYAPHAELPRENEDFDNWRASIDERLEQWYARIPNSPEKANCEFNLFFYDLNYHYSKIILYGLSPKCPSLNDAAFQKLHKATKGTIDAFVNLCNTFKVSFTWVAVHNLFMTGMTYLYSVFYYGKHTEDDKNIVLQYTDKVLFCLRNLIGYCDSAKTCYQSYKVLSAAVFKLKYPTILNSNDIKDTLSRNQIKFVPPKLPSSSPISNSSTCFKTDSYAPHDEFHPTDEKRFSEILDIPLDQFFTELEKVSGLSEQQNEHFDPKVLQDGIKSNDATENVHTGPSNFDLDRDILFQVTSQPMWDDLFMAIGNDIGSTHDNNAFPGLTYNDNNKNDQNNSGMMNNI; encoded by the coding sequence ATGGCTAAGGATGACACAGATATGAAGTTGAATAGAACAGGAATGAGCAAGCCCAAGACTGCATGTAAACGATGTcgattaaagaaaattaaatgtGATAATAATGTCCCTAGCTGTAGTAGATGTGCAAAATTAAGGGTGCCTTGTGTGGCAGTTGATTCCGCTACAGGGGAGGATGTCCCAAGATCTtacatattatttttggaGGATCGAGTGTCAGCATTGATGCATAAACTAGTTGAGGTGGGTGTCAATCCACAAGATATACGTGGTAAAATACCTGCCAAAAGTGATGACAAGCCTTGTAACGTGGAGTCATACAAAAAccttgaaaaaaatgaatctGACGATTTACTAGCAAAATATCTCCTTGGAAGAGCGAAAGCGTTGAGTCCCACTTTATCTATACCTGACGTACATAGTTCTGGCTCTTATGAAACAAGCTACTCTaccaagaaaagaaaaactgATACTGTAGAAGTTAAACTGCCGAATTTGGATGCAGCAGTTGCAGATGGGACAGATCCCGCAGATCTAGATGAAACTAACAGAGCTGTTCTTGGCCTAGCTTCTATAAAGGGTACATCGtcatctaattctttcGTGGGGGATTCTTCAGGGATGACTTTTGCTAAATTGGTCTTTACTGCAGTAAACTTTAAACCTGACTTGATCAGCGAGGAGAATGATGAAGGGATTCGAATGCGAGAATttaaatcaaaacaatataTCGAGGCTACAACTACTAGCGATTTTGATCCAGTAGAGTTACCTCCTAGAAACTTAgcagaaaaatatattgcgaaatattttacaaatgtTAATTCACAATTGCCACTGTTTCATCGTGAATTCTTTCTTAAGAAGTACTTTGAGCCAATATACGGGCGTTGGAACCCAGCAATATCACTAGGTTCTGACTACACAAAAATAAACTCGGATTTCGAATTACCGTCGCATGCATATATTCCTAAAGATGAGACAGATGATGCATATTCTCAGTATGGGAATAAACCATGGTACGATGTTTTATCAATCGAGAGgaaaaaagatgaaactAAAAAGATAATTGTACCGAAAAGGTATCACCTCCCTTATTATTTCCTTAATATGGTTTTTTCGATTGGTCTGGGGATGCAGGTTCTAATAGCTAGCGTTAAAACAGTCGTGACATATAAAAGACGAGCATACTATTATTCACCATCTGTATTCATCACTACTGATCGCCTAGAGGCTCTTACAGGGACAGTACTTACAGTAGAGTATGCTTTGATGAGACCGAATGTACCTGGAGTATGGTACGCTATGGGAACAGTGTTACGCTTAACTGTCGACTTGGGATTGCATACAGAAAAAACCAACCATAATTTGGATCCTTATATAATTGATTTGAGAAGACGTATGTTTTGGACCGTATATTCATTAGATAGACAAATATGTTCCTATTTTGGCAGACCGTTTGGGATTCCTGAAGAGAATATATCAACTCGACTTCCAAGTCTTCTTGATGATGCATATATTGTGCCCAATAATCATGCTGTGACAGATTACTCTAATGTGATAAATTCTGAACCAACAACTAAAGTCGTTGCGCATTCCATGATTGAAGTAAGGAAGATACAAGCTGATATTGTACGCATTTTATATGCACCACATGCTGAGTTGCCCAGAGAAAACGAAGATTTTGATAACTGGCGTGCAAGTATTGATGAAAGATTAGAGCAATGGTATGCACGTATACCTAATTCGCCTGAAAAAGCGAATTGTGAATTCaacttatttttttatgaCTTAAACTATCATTATAGTAAAATCATTCTGTATGGACTGTCTCCTAAATGTCCAAGTTTAAATGATGCTGCTTTCCAAAAGTTGCATAAAGCCACTAAAGGTACGATTGATGCCTTTGTTAATCTTTGCAATACTTTCAAAGTAAGCTTTACTTGGGTAGCAGTGCATAACTTGTTTATGACAGGAATGACTTATCTGTACTCTGTATTTTATTATGGGAAACATACAGAGGACgataaaaatattgttttaCAATATACAGATAAGGTTTTATTCTGTTTACGTAATTTGATTGGTTATTGTGATTCAGCTAAAACTTGTTATCAAAGTTACAAAGTCTTATCAGCAGCGGTATTTAAGTTAAAATATCCGACTATTTTGAATTCGAATGATATAAAGGATACTTTGAGTAGGAACCAAATCAAATTTGTCCCTCCAAAATTACCTTCCTCCTCACCTATCTCTAACTCTTCGACATGCTTTAAAACCGATAGCTATGCACCTCATGATGAATTTCACCCTACGGACGAGAAAAGGTTTTCTGAGATATTGGATATTCCACttgatcaattttttaCTGAATTAGAGAAAGTATCTGGATTATcagaacaacaaaatgaGCATTTTGATCCTAAAGTCCTTCAAGACGGGATTAAGTCTAATGATGCGACCGAAAACGTTCATACGGGCCCGTCTAATTTTGACTTGGATCgagatattttatttcaagTTACTTCACAGCCAATGTGGGATGATTTATTCATGGCAATCGGTAATGACATTGGGTCTACGCATGATAATAATGCCTTTCCAGGTCTTACgtataatgataataacaagaacgatcaaaataatagtGGAATGATGAACAATATCTGA
- the LCB5 gene encoding sphinganine kinase LCB5 (similar to Saccharomyces cerevisiae LCB5 (YLR260W) and LCB4 (YOR171C); ancestral locus Anc_6.48) — MLDNSYIEKYNKSIGRKGKNKDKKTNEKNENEHSSIDSTDIIPSTLLNQLPTCVRSISHPKQHLLSSAASLISSESHSIPETFSSTSDNALSLINTINNSISTTTSRQSNNKDKKNKNHSKKNRRNGNNPISSAMLTEDGLLIKSNEQNTKKKNRSTTPYSLMKNHSNSNSIVTLDTSTTSFRSSTESQFETASLISCVTCLSDTPGNNSSSLNSTISSNINENGNANDAHNHHRHHTSSINGQLPNNVVIPYGRILNAKYVDEMDKENRYKIPKNGSRLVEITFAKPRRHDVIPKCLTLLIEPLNSQSHTYLYSQTQAQTREEEEEEATSMEHDIIEEIFKRSYKNTKRKRSILVIINPFGGKRKAKKLFMTKARPLLLASDCFLEVHYTKYVGHAIEIAKEMDIDKFDTIACASGDGIPHEVINGLYRREDRVKAFNKLTITQIPCGSGNAMSVSCHWTNNPSYATLCLIKSVEVKVDVMCCSQPSYVDEHPKLSFLSQTYGVIADSDINTESFRWMGSARFELGVAFNILQRKKYPCDIYVKYAAKSKNELRSYYLEHKRKNHDYLNDSYNFRYELEEQQTGSIYANDDAIIDGMTDIDDNYNDEHDDTVTEEDFKIKYPYKDGIPDDWERIDSKITDNLGIFYSGKMPYVAADTKFFPAALPSDGAIDMVITDSRTPFTRMAPILLALDRGTHVLQPEVLHSKIKAYKIIPKVSNGLFAIDGEKFPLEPLQVEIMPKLCKTLLRNGSFVDTEFDSM, encoded by the coding sequence ATGCTGGATAATAGTTATATtgagaaatataataagaGTATTGgaaggaaaggaaaaaataagGATAAGAAAAccaatgaaaaaaatgaaaatgaacatTCATCTATCGATTCTACAGATATTATTCCATCAACTTTATTGAATCAACTTCCAACATGTGTGAGATCAATATCTCATCCTAAACAACATTTACTATCATCAGCAGCTTCACTTATTTCATCCGAATCACACTCTATTCCAGAAACTTTCTCTTCTACTTCAGATAATGCTTTGAGTCTCATCAATACGATAAATAACTCAATATCTACAACAACTTCAAGACAATCTAATAACAAAgacaaaaagaataaaaaccATTCCAAAAAGAACAGAAGAAATGGTAATAACCCAATCTCATCAGCCATGCTTACAGAAGATGGGCttttaattaaatctaaCGAACaaaataccaaaaaaaagaatagaTCTACTACTCcatattcattaatgaagaatcaTAGTAATTCAAACAGCATAGTTACATTAGACACAAGTACAACAAGCTTCCGTAGTAGTACAGAAAGCCAATTTGAAACGGCCTCTTTAATTAGTTGTGTTACATGTTTAAGTGATACACCAGGTAATAACAGTAGTAGTTTAAATTCAACAATAAGtagtaatattaatgaaaatggcAACGCAAATGACGCCCATAATCATCATCGACATCATACATCGTCAATTAATGGGCAATTACCAAATAATGTTGTCATACCATATGGTAGAATATTGAACGCAAAATATGTCGATGAAATGGATAAAGAGAATCGCTATAAGATACCAAAAAATGGTTCTAGATTAGTGGAGATAACCTTTGCTAAACCAAGGAGACATGATGTTATACCGAAATGTCtaacattattaattgaacCATTAAATTCACAATCACATACATATCTATATTCACAAACGCAAGCACAAACACgagaggaagaagaagaagaagctaCAAGTATGGAACATGacattattgaagaaatatttaaaagaagttATAAAAATacgaaaaggaaaagatcAATTTTAGTTATAATAAACCCATTCGGTGGTAAAAGAAAAGCcaaaaaattgtttatgACAAAGGCAAGgccattattattagctAGTGATTGTTTCCTTGAAGTTCATTATACTAAGTATGTTGGACATGCGATTGAAATAGCTAAGGAAATggatattgataaatttgatacTATTGCATGCGCCTCAGGTGATGGTATACCTCATGAAGTTATAAATGGATTATATCGTCGAGAAGATCGTGTTAAGGcattcaataaattgaCCATTACTCAAATTCCATGTGGATCTGGTAATGCTATGAGTGTTTCTTGTCATTGGACAAATAATCCATCATATGCTACATTATGTTTGATTAAATCTGTAGAGGTTAAAGTTGATGTTATGTGTTGTTCTCAACCATCTTATGTAGATGAGCATCccaaattatcatttttaagTCAAACTTATGGTGTTATTGCTGATTCAGATATAAATACTGAATCATTTAGATGGATGGGGTCGGCAAGATTTGAATTAGGTGTTgcatttaatattttacaaagaaaaaaatatcctTGTGATATTTATGTTAAATATGCAGCTAAATCTAAGAATGAATTAAGATCATATTATTTAGAGCATAAAAGGAAGAATCatgattatttgaatgattcatataattttcGATATGAACTCGAAGAACAACAAACGGGTTCAATATATGCAAACGATGATGCCATTATTGACGGTATGactgatattgatgataattaCAATGATGAACATGATGATACCGTTACTGAGGAAGactttaaaattaaatatcCTTATAAAGATGGTATTCCTGACGACTGGGAAAGGATTGATTCTAAAATAACCGACAATTTAGGAATATTTTACTCTGGTAAGATGCCATATGTTGCAGCTGATACGAAATTTTTCCCTGCAGCTTTACCATCTGATGGAGCTATCGATATGGTTATTACAGATTCAAGAACACCATTCACTAGAATGGCGCCAATATTATTAGCTTTAGATAGAGGAACTCATGTTTTGCAACCGGAAGTTTTGCATTCTAAGATTAAAGCATATAAAATTATACCTAAAGTTTCCAATGGATTATTTGCCATTGAtggtgaaaaatttcccTTGGAACCTTTACAAGTGGAAATTATGCCCAAATTATGTAAGACATTATTGAGAAATGGTAGTTTTGTTGACACAGAATTCGATTCCATGTAA
- the YPT6 gene encoding Rab family GTPase YPT6 (similar to Saccharomyces cerevisiae YPT6 (YLR262C); ancestral locus Anc_6.49), which produces MSRSGKTLTKYKIVFLGEQGVGKTSLITRFMYDTFDDHYQATIGIDFLSKTMYLDDKTIRLQLWDTAGQERFRSLIPSYIRDSRVAIVVYDITKKESFDFIDKWINDVKNERGEDNVILCIVGNKNDLTDQRQVSIEEGENKAKQLGANIFMETSTKAGYNVKTLFKRIAKSLPEFQNSTSDPLSGDSKTTSDKNDANVGNDKAGIIDISTEEGQQQSGCQC; this is translated from the coding sequence ATGAGTAGATCAGGTAAGACATTAACGAAATATAAAATCGTCTTCCTAGGTGAGCAAGGTGTCGGTAAAACATCCTTAATTACAAGGTTTATGTATGATACCTTCGATGACCATTATCAAGCAACCATTGGGATAGATTTCTTATCCAAGACAATGTATCTTGATGATAAGACAATTAGATTACAATTATGGGATACAGCAGGTCAAGAAAGGTTCAGATCTTTAATTCCATCATATATCAGAGATTCTAGGGTCGCCATCGTAGTGTATGATATTACTAAGAAGGAATCATTCGATTTCATCGATAAATGGATAAATGATgtgaaaaatgaaagagGTGAAGATAATGTCATATTATGTATCGTTGggaataaaaatgatttgaCTGATCAAAGACAAGTATCCATTGAAGAAGGAGAAAATAAGGCAAAACAATTAGGTGCTAATATTTTCATGGAAACTTCCACTAAAGCTGGATATAATGTTAAAACTctatttaaaagaattgCCAAATCATTACctgaatttcaaaattcaaCAAGTGATCCGCTAAGTGGTGATTCAAAAACCACTAGTGATAAAAACGATGCTAATGTCGGTAATGATAAGGCTGGTATCATTGACATATCAACAGAGGAAGGACAACAACAAAGTGGATGTCAATGttaa